Proteins encoded by one window of Winogradskyella sp. PG-2:
- a CDS encoding LVIVD repeat-containing protein has translation MKKIAFILLTLFIWSCNNDDQSGTFTAMVAIPETITKTEWRSRVEIQAPKPIEDVGKIYSYEDYIFIGEKFKGVHVINNSNPLSPTTVAFINIPGNEDISIKNNYLYADNSIDLVVFDISDINAITEVERLEDVFYHYFDYRAPEEAYAVDFENFNFEEDVIVGWAIKERQFEEQEYDYVTFNESAATNDVGVGGSLARFQIVNDYLYTVGESELSAFNISNLSQPSLVNTYYAGWSIETMFYADGYLYLGGTNGMSIHSIADPASPQYISDFDHWEGCDPVVVDGDYAYLTLRGGNECGQELSVLEVIDVSDKYNPTLVAQHFLDSPYGLGFKESSLFVCDGAAGLKIYDKSNPLDLQILNTFENVNATDVIPLEDKLLMISENALYQYQYNEENSISLMSTFILN, from the coding sequence ATGAAAAAAATTGCTTTCATTTTGCTTACACTATTTATTTGGTCATGTAATAATGATGATCAATCCGGAACTTTTACAGCTATGGTTGCTATACCAGAAACTATAACTAAGACCGAATGGCGATCGAGAGTAGAAATACAAGCTCCTAAACCTATTGAAGATGTGGGAAAAATTTATAGTTATGAGGATTATATTTTTATAGGTGAAAAGTTTAAAGGTGTGCATGTAATTAATAATAGTAATCCTTTATCACCAACTACTGTAGCTTTTATAAATATTCCTGGGAATGAAGATATTTCAATTAAAAACAACTATCTCTATGCTGATAATTCAATTGATTTAGTGGTTTTTGATATCTCAGATATTAATGCTATTACCGAAGTGGAAAGATTAGAAGATGTGTTTTATCACTATTTTGATTATCGAGCACCTGAGGAAGCATATGCTGTTGACTTCGAGAATTTTAATTTTGAAGAAGATGTAATTGTTGGATGGGCTATAAAAGAACGTCAATTTGAGGAACAAGAATATGATTACGTAACGTTTAATGAATCAGCAGCGACTAATGATGTTGGTGTAGGTGGTTCTTTAGCACGTTTTCAAATTGTTAATGATTATCTCTATACTGTTGGTGAAAGTGAATTGTCAGCTTTTAATATTTCTAACTTATCTCAGCCTAGTTTAGTAAACACTTATTATGCTGGTTGGAGTATAGAAACTATGTTTTATGCAGATGGATATTTATATTTAGGAGGTACTAATGGAATGTCTATCCATAGTATAGCAGATCCTGCTTCGCCACAATACATATCTGATTTTGATCATTGGGAAGGTTGTGACCCTGTCGTTGTAGATGGGGATTATGCGTATTTAACTTTGAGAGGTGGAAATGAATGTGGACAAGAGTTAAGTGTTTTAGAAGTTATCGATGTAAGTGATAAATATAATCCAACCCTTGTTGCTCAGCATTTTTTAGATAGTCCTTATGGACTTGGTTTTAAAGAAAGCAGCTTATTTGTTTGTGATGGAGCAGCAGGTTTAAAAATTTACGACAAATCTAATCCTCTAGACTTGCAGATTTTAAATACGTTTGAAAATGTAAATGCTACAGATGTCATTCCTCTAGAGGATAAGTTATTAATGATTTCAGAAAATGCATTATATCAATATCAGTATAATGAGGAGAATTCTATTAGCTTAATGAGTACGTTTATACTTAATTAA
- the topA gene encoding type I DNA topoisomerase: MPKNLVIVESPAKAKTIEKFLGKDYKVESSFGHIADLPSKELGVDVDGDFMPKYQVSKDKKDVVKKLKDLAKKAEMVWLASDEDREGEAIAWHLAETLKLDKEKTKRIVFHEITKSAINKAIENPRSIDYNLVDAQQARRVLDRIVGYELSPVLWRKVKGGLSAGRVQSVSVRLIVERERAVQNFEPVASYRIDAEFKTDNGNAFKAKLPKNFGSEADALKFLNNNIGAGYQVADLQKKPAKKSAAAPFTTSTLQQEASRKLGFSVSRTMSNAQRLYEAGLITYMRTDSVNLSDEAKKGAESEIVSAYGVEYSNPKNYKGKSKGAQEAHEAIRPTNFANHTVNAERDQARLYDLIWKRAIASQMSDAKLERTNLKIQINSSNNVNEQFTANGEIITFEGFLKVYLEGTDDEHTEQEGILPDLKVGEDLQNKYITATQRFTRPPSRFTEASLVKQLEELGIGRPSTYAPTISTIQNRNYVEKGTHEGDERKYKQLVFEDGKIKDNALSEQTGSNKGKLVPTDIGMIVTEFLVKHFESILDYNFTAKVEDKFDDIAEGKEDWRAMMKDFYKGFHPQVEDVQENAERESGERILGTDPKTGRQVSVRLGKFGPMVQVGVMDDEEKPKFASLSPDQQLNSITFEEAMDLFKLPKALGHYKDDEVEVNNGRFGPYVRFGKKFVSLPKGVDPLSVELEEALIYIKEKELADAPIYMYKDLEVTKGKGRFGPFIKWNNMFINVNKKYDWDNLSEEDIVTLIEEKIQKEIDKVIHNWEEEGVRVEKARWGRHNIIKGKQKVELAKTVDVSKMTLEKAQALLEKNAPKKKARKKTTKKKATTKKK; encoded by the coding sequence ATGCCGAAGAATCTAGTCATAGTTGAGTCACCTGCAAAGGCGAAAACCATAGAAAAATTTTTAGGGAAAGATTATAAAGTAGAGTCTAGTTTTGGACATATTGCGGACTTACCTTCTAAAGAATTGGGAGTTGATGTCGATGGAGATTTTATGCCCAAATATCAGGTTTCAAAAGATAAGAAAGATGTAGTAAAGAAATTAAAGGACTTAGCTAAGAAAGCTGAAATGGTATGGTTAGCAAGTGATGAGGATCGAGAGGGTGAAGCTATTGCTTGGCACTTGGCTGAAACTTTAAAATTAGATAAAGAAAAAACAAAGCGTATAGTATTTCATGAGATTACAAAAAGTGCTATTAATAAAGCAATTGAAAACCCTCGCAGTATAGATTATAATTTAGTAGATGCACAACAAGCTAGACGTGTTTTAGATCGTATTGTAGGTTACGAATTATCACCTGTATTATGGAGAAAAGTAAAAGGAGGATTATCTGCAGGTAGAGTACAGTCGGTTTCAGTTCGTTTAATAGTTGAACGCGAAAGAGCAGTTCAGAATTTTGAACCTGTGGCGTCCTACAGAATTGATGCAGAATTTAAAACAGATAATGGTAATGCTTTCAAAGCAAAATTGCCAAAGAATTTTGGATCAGAAGCAGATGCTTTAAAATTCTTAAATAATAATATAGGTGCAGGTTATCAAGTTGCCGATTTACAGAAAAAGCCAGCAAAAAAATCAGCTGCCGCACCATTTACAACATCAACCTTACAGCAAGAAGCGTCTCGTAAATTAGGTTTTTCTGTAAGTAGAACTATGAGTAATGCACAGCGTTTATATGAAGCAGGTTTAATTACCTATATGAGAACTGATAGTGTTAACCTTTCTGATGAAGCTAAAAAAGGTGCAGAAAGCGAAATAGTTTCTGCGTATGGTGTTGAATATAGTAATCCGAAAAATTATAAAGGTAAATCTAAAGGAGCTCAAGAAGCTCATGAAGCTATAAGGCCTACAAATTTTGCTAATCATACTGTTAATGCAGAACGTGATCAAGCAAGGTTATATGATTTAATCTGGAAACGTGCTATCGCATCTCAAATGAGTGATGCAAAATTAGAACGTACCAATCTTAAAATTCAGATAAATTCTAGTAATAATGTAAATGAACAGTTTACAGCTAATGGAGAAATCATCACTTTTGAAGGTTTCTTAAAAGTGTATTTAGAGGGTACTGATGATGAACATACAGAGCAAGAAGGTATTTTGCCAGATTTAAAAGTTGGAGAAGATCTTCAGAATAAATACATCACAGCTACACAACGTTTTACCAGACCACCTTCAAGATTTACAGAAGCATCTCTAGTAAAACAATTAGAAGAATTAGGTATAGGACGTCCATCTACATATGCACCAACAATTTCTACAATTCAGAATAGAAACTATGTGGAAAAAGGGACACATGAAGGAGACGAAAGAAAATACAAGCAATTAGTGTTTGAAGATGGAAAAATAAAAGATAATGCGCTTTCTGAACAAACAGGTTCAAATAAAGGAAAGTTAGTGCCTACTGATATAGGTATGATTGTTACAGAATTTCTAGTGAAGCATTTTGAAAGTATTTTAGATTATAATTTTACAGCTAAAGTCGAAGATAAGTTTGATGATATAGCAGAAGGTAAGGAAGATTGGCGTGCTATGATGAAGGACTTTTATAAAGGTTTTCATCCACAAGTCGAAGATGTGCAGGAAAATGCTGAGCGCGAATCTGGTGAACGTATTTTAGGTACAGATCCAAAAACAGGTCGCCAGGTGAGTGTACGTTTAGGTAAATTTGGACCTATGGTCCAAGTGGGTGTTATGGATGATGAAGAGAAGCCTAAGTTTGCAAGCTTATCACCAGACCAACAGTTAAATTCTATAACTTTTGAAGAGGCTATGGATCTGTTTAAGCTTCCAAAAGCTTTAGGTCATTATAAAGATGATGAGGTAGAAGTGAATAATGGACGATTTGGACCTTACGTACGTTTCGGAAAAAAATTCGTTTCACTACCTAAAGGAGTAGATCCTTTGAGTGTAGAGTTAGAAGAAGCTTTAATATATATTAAGGAGAAGGAATTAGCGGATGCTCCTATATATATGTATAAAGATTTAGAAGTTACAAAAGGCAAAGGGCGTTTTGGACCATTTATTAAATGGAACAATATGTTTATTAATGTCAATAAAAAATACGATTGGGATAATTTATCTGAAGAAGACATTGTAACTTTGATCGAAGAAAAAATTCAGAAAGAAATAGATAAAGTTATACACAATTGGGAAGAAGAAGGTGTAAGAGTTGAGAAGGCAAGATGGGGAAGACATAATATTATTAAAGGGAAGCAAAAGGTTGAGTTAGCTAAAACAGTTGA